A DNA window from Lutra lutra chromosome 8, mLutLut1.2, whole genome shotgun sequence contains the following coding sequences:
- the LOC125107732 gene encoding spindlin-1-like, translating to MKTPFGKTPGQRSRADAGHAGVSASMMKKRTSHKKHRSSVGPSKPVSQPRRNIVGCRIQHGWKEGNGPVTQWKGTVLDQVPVNPSLYLIKYDGFDCVYGLELNKDERVSALEVLPDRVSTSPISDAHLADTMIGKAVEHMFETEDGSKDEWRGMVLARAPIMNTWFYITYEKDPILYMYQLLDDYKEGDLRIMPDSNDSPPAEREPGEVVDSLVGKQVEYAKEDGSKRTGMVIH from the coding sequence ATGAAGACCCCATTCGGGAAGACCCCTGGCCAGCGGTCCAGAGCGGATGCAGGCCATGCTGGTGTGTCTGCAAGTATGATGAAGAAAAGGACGTCCCACAAAAAACATCGGAGCAGTGTGGGGCCGAGCAAACCTGTTTCCCAGCCCCGGCGGAACATCGTAGGCTGCAGGATTCAGCATGGGTGGAAGGAGGGGAATGGCCCTGTCACCCAGTGGAAAGGAACCGTTCTGGACCAGGTGCCTGTAAATCCTTCTTTGTATCTTATAAAATACGATGGATTTGACTGTGTTTATGGACTAGAACTTAATAAAGATGAAAGAGTTTCTGCGCTCGAAGTCCTCCCTGATAGAGTTTCGACCTCTCCGATCAGCGATGCGCACCTGGCCGACACGATGATCGGCAAGGCGGTGGAGCACATGTTTGAGACGGAGGACGGCTCCAAGGACGAGTGGAGGGGGATGGTCCTGGCACGCGCCCCCATCATGAACACGTGGTTCTACATCACTTACGAGAAGGACCCCATCTTGTACATGTACCAGCTTTTAGACGATTATAAAGAAGGCGACCTTCGTATTATGCCTGATTCTAACGATTCTCCTCCAGCAGAAAGGGAGCCGGGAGAAGTTGTGGACAGCCTGGTGGGCAAACAGGTGGAGTATGCCAAAGAGGACGGCTCTAAGAGGACTGGCATGGTCATTCACTAG